From a single Nicotiana tomentosiformis chromosome 2, ASM39032v3, whole genome shotgun sequence genomic region:
- the LOC104101027 gene encoding syntaxin-52-like produces MASSADSWMREFNEASKLADEIGSMISARNSLPSSGPETQRHLSAARRKITILKTRLDTLQSLLPTLPSKQPLTKKEMKRRHDMLDNMITKANQMATTLNMNNLANRDSLLGPETKRPDVISRATGLDNQGLVGFQRQVIKEQDEDLDKLEETVTSTKHVALAINEELNLHTALLDNLDYHVDTTNSRLLRVQRKLAFLNKRTKGGCTWLCLLVIFIVILAVVIFLLVKFL; encoded by the exons ATGGCATCGTCTGCTGACTCATGGATGCGAGAATTTAATGAAGCATCCAAACTTGCGGATGAAATCGGTTCTATGATTTCTGCGAGGAACTCCTTGCCCTCTTCCGGACCTGAAACACAACGACATTTATCTGCAGCTCGGAGAAAAATCACTATATTAAAGACAAGGCTTGATACTCTCCAGTCCCTTCTTCCAACACTCCCAAGCAAGCAGCCTTT AACCAAAAAGGAGATGAAGCGTCGTCATGACATGCTCGATAATATGATTACGAAAGCTAATCAGATGGCGACCACACTCAACATGAATAACCTTGCAAATAGGGATAGCTTGCTTGGCCCAGAAACTAAGCGACCTGATGTTATCAGTCGGGCAACTGGTCTTGACAACCAGGGTCTTGTAGGTTTTCAACGACAAGTTATTAAAG AGCAGGATGAGGATCTTGATAAATTGGAGGAGACAGTGACAAGCACAAAACATGTTGCATTAGCAATCAATGAGGAGCTGAACCTACATACTGCACTACTG GATAACTTAGACTACCATGTTGATACAACAAACTCCCGGCTTCTG AGAGTGCAAAGGAAATTGGCATTTTTGAATAAACGCACAAAAGGTGGCTGTACTTGGTTGTGCCTTTTGGTCATATTTATCGTTATTCTAGCTGTTGTCATCTTCCTATTGGTAAAGTTCTTGTGA